From one Synergistaceae bacterium genomic stretch:
- a CDS encoding HAD family phosphatase codes for MSFKPKLIVVDIDGTILNSKCELSERTKNALQKAIEQNINIIVATGRMYTSALPVLKKAGIHLPSIFFDGALIRNPKTDETLYEKGLGEKLTAEIMDFYYANGWYLQSYFNDNLYVVDNNDPRCKYYESIAKIDAIPLGDDFWSFYVNSSKLLGIEQDFLMLEEKLELTREKFGERIYSVKSWGTFIEMVHPEVNKAAALAILAKEMGIHRKDVLAIGDSENDLEMLEWAGHGVAMGNSENHVKSMADEITLDNDKDGAARIIEKYLRI; via the coding sequence GTGAGTTTTAAACCAAAACTTATTGTAGTCGATATAGATGGCACAATATTAAATAGTAAGTGTGAATTGAGTGAACGAACGAAAAATGCATTGCAAAAAGCTATTGAACAAAATATAAATATAATCGTAGCAACAGGCCGAATGTATACCTCAGCCTTACCTGTATTAAAGAAAGCAGGAATACATCTTCCATCTATTTTTTTTGATGGGGCTCTTATACGCAATCCTAAAACTGACGAAACCCTTTATGAAAAAGGGTTGGGCGAGAAACTAACAGCAGAAATAATGGATTTCTATTATGCAAACGGATGGTATTTACAATCTTATTTTAACGACAACCTATACGTTGTCGACAATAATGATCCAAGATGTAAATATTATGAAAGTATTGCTAAAATTGATGCCATACCTTTGGGAGATGATTTCTGGAGCTTTTACGTAAACTCTTCCAAACTTTTAGGGATTGAACAGGACTTTTTAATGCTCGAGGAAAAGCTTGAATTAACAAGAGAAAAATTTGGTGAGCGAATCTACTCCGTAAAATCATGGGGGACTTTTATTGAGATGGTCCATCCTGAGGTGAACAAAGCCGCTGCTCTGGCAATATTAGCTAAAGAGATGGGAATCCATCGTAAAGATGTTTTGGCTATTGGTGACAGTGAAAACGATTTAGAAATGCTTGAATGGGCAGGACACGGCGTTGCAATGGGAAATTCAGAAAACCATGTAAAAAGTATGGCAGACGAAATAACTCTTGACAATGATAAAGATGGTGCCGCAAGAATCATTGAAAAATATCTGAGGATTTAA